From one Solanum lycopersicum chromosome 12, SLM_r2.1 genomic stretch:
- the LOC101260614 gene encoding polygalacturonase-like, translating into MMLITKKHMSLLVLVIMYLFHLSSGMKITYNVQSYGAKPDGKTDSTKAFLNAWGAACASTKSVMIYVPQGRYLLANAAFWGQNCKNKDTTIKIDGTLVAPSNYNVIGNTGNWLKFERVNGLKISGGTFDGQGANLWTCKTSGKSCPNGATTLAFYNSNNIVISGLTSLNSQMFHMVIDGCQNAKLQNMKISASANSPNTDGIHIAASTGVTILKAVIGTGDDCISIGPGTSNLWIENVSCGPGHGISIGSLGWSMQEAGVQNVTVKATTFRGTQNGLRIKTWARPSNGFVKGVLFQHSVMVNARYPILIDQEYCPDQKNCPGQVSGVKISDVTYQDIHGTSTSQVALKLACSEANPCQGIRLEDVNLSFKNQQAQALCSNAAGTSYGVNKPGSCL; encoded by the exons ATGATGCTAATCACCAAGAAACATATGTCTCTTCTTGTTCTAGTTATCATGTATCTCTTCCATTTATCATCGGGGATGAAGATTACATACAATGTTCAGAGCTACGGAGCCAAACCTGATGGAAAAACGGATTCAACGAAAGCGTTCCTGAATGCATGGGGTGCAGCTTGTGCTTCCACAAAGTCCGTCATGATATATGTACCACAAGGAAGGTATTTACTGGCAAATGCTGCATTTTGGGGACAAAATTGCAAGAACAAAGATACTACAATAAAGATTGATGGTACTTTAGTGGCTCCCTCTAATTATAATGTTATAGGTAATACTGGAAATTGGCTAAAGTTTGAGAGAGTTAATGGACTTAAAATATCTGGTGGAACTTTTGATGGTCAAGGTGCTAATCTTTGGACTTGTAAAACCTCTGGCAAAAGTTGTCCTAATGGTGCAACG ACACTTGCGTTTTACAATTCAAACAACATAGTGATAAGTGGATTGACTTCATTAAACAGCCAGATGTTCCATATGGTTATAGATGGATGCCAAAATGCTAAGCTGCAGAACATGAAAATTTCAGCCTCAGCTAACAGCCCAAACACAGATGGGATTCATATAGCAGCTTCTACTGGTGTCACCATTTTGAAAGCAGTAATTGGTACCGGCGATGACTGCATATCAATAGGCCCTGGTACGTCAAATTTGTGGATTGAAAATGTCTCTTGTGGCCCTGGCCATGGCATAAG CATCGGAAGTCTGGGGTGGAGTATGCAAGAAGCAGGGGTTCAAAATGTTACAGTGAAGGCGACTACATTTAGAGGTACTCAAAATGGATTGAGAATAAAGACATGGGCAAGGCCTAGTAATGGATTTGTGAAGGGTGTTCTGTTTCAACATTCGGTCATGGTGAATGCTAGATATCCAATCTTAATTGATCAAGAATATTGCCCTGATCAGAAGAATTGCCCTGGCCAG GTATCAGGAGTTAAGATAAGCGATGTAACATATCAAGACATTCATGGAACATCGACATCCCAAGTTGCGCTTAAACTTGCTTGCAGTGAGGCAAATCCCTGCCAAGGGATTAGACTGGAAGATGTTAATCTATCCTTTAAAAATCAACAAGCACAAGCGTTATGCTCGAATGCTGCTGGAACTTCCTATGGTGTAAATAAACCAGGAAGTTGTTTGTAA
- the LOC101265207 gene encoding polygalacturonase-like: MSFLVKNLPLFFTIFFLLFNSSIAIYNIKNYGAKSNGKIDSSTAFMSAWDAACASTSPSTIYIPQGSYLLKNAYFQGQKCKSKSITLRIDGTILAPSDYNVNRNEENWIKFERVNGISIYGGTLDGQATSLWACKTSSNNCPQGTMGVTFSNSSNINIIGLTSQNSQMFHILVDNCENVKLQGVKISAPGNSPNTDGIHVQYSSRVTIMNSRIGTGDDCISIGPGTSNLWIENIECGPGHGISIGSLGWELQEPGVQNVTVKTVTFKGTQNGLRVKTWARSSYGFVKNILFQHIVMMNVQNPIIIDQNYCPNNENCPHQGSGVKISDIKYRDIRGTSATEVAVKFDCSKKYPCSGISLEDVNLSYKNQPAEASCANAGGRAFGFQKPNSCLWFN; encoded by the exons atgagtttcttAGTCAAAAATCTCCCACTCTTTTTCACAATCTTCTTCTTGCTCTTCAACTCTTCCATTGCTATATATAACATCAAAAACTATGGAGCAAAATCGAATGGCAAAATCGATTCATCGACAGCCTTTATGAGTGCATGGGATGCAGCATGTGCATCAACTAGCCCATCCACCATTTACATACCACAAGGAAGTTACTTGCttaaaaatgcatattttcaaGGCCAAAAATGCAAGAGTAAGTCTATTACCTTACGTATCGATGGCACTATTCTAGCTCCATCGGATTATAATGTCAATAGAAACGAAGAAAATTGGATCAAATTTGAACGAGTTAATGGAATTTCCATCTATGGAGGAACCTTAGATGGACAAGCTACTAGTCTTTGGGCTTGCAAAACGTCTAGCAACAATTGTCCTCAAGGAACAATG GGAGTTACATTTTCGAACTCAAGCAACATAAATATCATTGGATTAACATCACAAAACAGCCAAATGTTCCACATTTTGGTAGATAATTGTGAAAATGTGAAGCTACAGGGAGTAAAGATCTCCGCGCCAGGAAACAGTCCAAACACTGATGGTATTCACGTCCAATATTCATCTAGAGTTACAATAATGAACTCACGTATTGGTACTGGAGATGATTGCATCTCAATTGGCCCTGGCACCTCTAATTTATGGATTGAAAACATAGAATGTGGACCCGGTCATGGAATAAG CATTGGGAGTTTAGGCTGGGAATTACAAGAACCTGGAGTACAAAATGTTACGGTTAAAACCGTAACGTTTAAAGGAACACAAAATGGATTGAGAGTAAAAACATGGGCAAGATCAAGCTATggatttgtcaaaaatattcttttccAACATATTGTTATGATGAATGTTCAAAACCCTATTATTATTGATCAAAATTATTGCCCTAACAATGAAAATTGTCCTCACCAa ggCTCGGGTGTAAAGATCAGTGACATAAAGTATCGAGACATACGTGGAACATCAGCGACGGAAGTTGCTGTGAAATTTGATTGTAGCAAAAAATATCCATGTAGTGGGATATCACTTGAAGATGTAAATCTTAGCTATAAAAATCAACCAGCTGAAGCTTCTTGTGCTAATGCTGGAGGAAGAGCTTTTGGTTTTCAAAAACCAAATAGTTGCTTATGgtttaattag